A window from bacterium encodes these proteins:
- a CDS encoding helix-turn-helix transcriptional regulator, giving the protein MPAAPDELFRTLADPTRRAIFERLVSGGEQTVRALTDFAGVSQPAVSKHLALLKVAGLVRDRPAGRLVHYSADPQGLAPLVDWMSQYGAFWQSRFDRLEALLERMDP; this is encoded by the coding sequence ATGCCTGCTGCACCCGATGAACTCTTCCGAACCCTCGCTGATCCAACTCGGCGGGCGATCTTTGAACGCCTGGTCAGTGGTGGCGAACAGACGGTACGGGCCCTGACGGATTTCGCTGGGGTTTCGCAACCAGCGGTGTCCAAGCACCTCGCCCTGCTCAAGGTTGCAGGCCTTGTTCGCGATCGCCCCGCCGGGCGGTTGGTTCACTACAGCGCAGACCCGCAGGGGCTGGCTCCCTTGGTCGATTGGATGAGCCAGTACGGCGCCTTCTGGCAGAGCCGCTTCGACCGTCTAGAAGCACTTCTCGAAAGGATGGATCCTTGA